In the Leptolyngbya sp. FACHB-261 genome, one interval contains:
- the aroF gene encoding 3-deoxy-7-phosphoheptulonate synthase: MIVVMKVGSPETEVTRVCEDLKGWGLTPEKIVGKHKVVIGLVGETAALDPFQIQEISPWIESVLRVEQPFKRASREYRHGESSEVVVQTPNGPVVFGEHHPVVLVAGPCSVENEEMIVETARRVKAAGAQLLRGGAYKPRTSPYAFQGHGESALGLLAAARSATGLGIVTEVMDAADLDRLAEVADIIQIGARNMQNFSLLKKVGAQDKPVLLKRGMAATIEDWLMAAEYVLAAGNPNVILCERGIRTFDRQYSRNTLDLAAVPVLRTLTHLPIMVDPSHGTGLAEYVPAMALASVAAGADSLMIEVHPNPKKALSDGPQSLTPERFDSLVPEIAVVGRAVGRWPERQPVLT, encoded by the coding sequence ATGATTGTTGTGATGAAAGTGGGCTCGCCGGAAACTGAAGTGACTCGCGTTTGCGAGGATCTGAAGGGATGGGGATTGACGCCCGAGAAGATTGTCGGCAAGCACAAGGTGGTGATTGGGCTAGTCGGTGAGACCGCGGCCCTTGACCCCTTTCAGATTCAGGAGATAAGCCCCTGGATCGAGTCGGTGCTGCGGGTCGAACAGCCTTTCAAGCGGGCTAGCCGTGAGTACCGTCATGGTGAGTCGAGCGAAGTAGTGGTTCAAACACCTAACGGTCCCGTCGTCTTCGGTGAACATCACCCAGTGGTGTTAGTGGCAGGTCCCTGCTCAGTCGAAAATGAAGAGATGATCGTAGAGACGGCGCGGCGCGTGAAAGCTGCTGGTGCGCAGCTTCTGCGTGGCGGCGCTTACAAACCTCGGACTTCGCCCTACGCCTTCCAGGGCCATGGCGAGAGCGCTCTAGGGTTACTAGCAGCAGCACGATCTGCTACGGGGCTAGGCATTGTTACTGAAGTGATGGATGCAGCGGATCTAGACCGCCTTGCCGAGGTTGCCGATATCATTCAAATCGGCGCCCGCAACATGCAGAACTTCTCATTGCTCAAGAAAGTTGGTGCTCAGGATAAGCCAGTACTCTTGAAGCGAGGCATGGCTGCCACTATCGAAGACTGGTTGATGGCGGCAGAATACGTCCTGGCCGCGGGTAACCCCAATGTCATCTTGTGTGAGCGGGGCATTCGAACCTTCGACCGTCAGTACAGCCGCAACACTTTGGATCTCGCGGCAGTGCCTGTATTACGTACGCTGACTCACCTCCCAATCATGGTGGATCCTAGTCACGGTACGGGCTTAGCTGAGTACGTACCTGCAATGGCTCTAGCTTCCGTTGCCGCAGGTGCCGACTCCCTGATGATTGAGGTACACCCCAATCCTAAGAAAGCACTATCCGACGGGCCACAATCACTGACGCCTGAGCGGTTTGATAGCTTAGTACCCGAGATTGCAGTCGTGGGCCGGGCGGTGGGTCGCTGGCCTGAGCGGCAACCGGTTCTCACCTGA
- the rpsO gene encoding 30S ribosomal protein S15 gives MTLLQERKQELISDYQIHETDTGSPDVQVAILTERINKLSAHLKTHSKDFASRRGLLKMIGQRKRLLAYVLKNDPERYRALLTRLGIRG, from the coding sequence ATGACCCTGCTGCAAGAGCGAAAGCAAGAACTCATTTCGGACTACCAAATTCACGAAACGGATACCGGTTCTCCTGACGTTCAGGTGGCGATTCTCACCGAACGGATCAACAAGCTGAGCGCCCACCTCAAAACTCACAGTAAGGATTTTGCCTCTCGCCGAGGTTTGTTGAAGATGATTGGTCAGCGCAAGCGCCTATTGGCCTACGTCCTCAAAAACGATCCCGAACGTTACCGGGCCCTACTGACTCGCCTGGGAATTCGTGGCTAG
- the surE gene encoding 5'/3'-nucleotidase SurE, producing MRLLIGNDDGIFAPGVRALANALAQAGHTITVVCPDRERSATGHALTLHKPLRVENISEIFHSAVQAWACSGTPSDCIKLALDALLSEPPELVLSGVNRGANLGTDVLYSGTVSAAMEGLLEGIPSLAISQVSYTSLDFAVSAQVSCELVAQIERAPLPLTLLNVNVPPIAFAELQGFALTRLGVRRYQDIFEKRVDPRGRIYYWLAGEAIEEEAEPDTDIGAVRAKQVSITPLHPNLTSEVGLKVMESWHLSLSNGFNSGLNNLKQK from the coding sequence ATGCGTCTGCTGATCGGTAACGATGATGGAATTTTCGCTCCTGGAGTGCGAGCGTTAGCGAATGCCCTAGCACAAGCAGGACACACAATTACTGTTGTCTGCCCTGATCGAGAACGCTCGGCGACAGGGCATGCTCTGACCCTACACAAACCGCTGCGAGTTGAGAATATTTCCGAGATTTTCCATTCAGCAGTACAGGCTTGGGCTTGCTCTGGCACCCCCTCGGATTGCATCAAATTGGCCCTAGATGCTTTGCTATCTGAGCCGCCAGAGCTAGTTCTATCTGGTGTTAACCGAGGAGCTAATCTCGGTACAGATGTCCTCTACTCTGGCACTGTGTCAGCAGCGATGGAAGGGTTGCTAGAGGGCATTCCCAGTCTGGCCATCAGCCAGGTTAGTTACACCTCGCTTGATTTTGCCGTGTCTGCGCAGGTGTCCTGTGAACTAGTGGCTCAGATTGAACGCGCTCCATTGCCTCTGACATTACTCAATGTCAATGTGCCCCCTATTGCTTTTGCTGAGTTACAGGGCTTTGCACTCACTCGCCTAGGCGTTCGGCGCTACCAAGACATTTTTGAGAAGCGAGTCGATCCAAGAGGGCGTATCTATTACTGGCTGGCTGGGGAAGCTATTGAAGAGGAGGCTGAGCCCGATACTGATATTGGGGCTGTGCGAGCCAAACAAGTCAGTATCACGCCTCTACACCCCAACCTCACCAGTGAAGTTGGCCTGAAGGTAATGGAATCTTGGCATTTGAGTCTCAGCAATGGTTTCAACAGTGGTCTCAACAATTTGAAACAGAAATAG
- a CDS encoding PAM68 family protein codes for MTSDPESGQERVRLPFEPGTSRKKRSESKQTVPVPPSAPARGDSTMPKAVSDRIVRRVLTFCGVPTLLGFSTFLGSYGLIQNGVAVPNAVVLLLSMAFLGLGVLGLSYGAISASWDEGRPGSKLGWDEFRKNFGYLTEAWKGQKS; via the coding sequence ATGACCTCTGATCCTGAGTCCGGTCAAGAGCGAGTCCGGCTCCCCTTCGAGCCAGGGACATCTCGCAAGAAGCGTTCTGAGTCTAAGCAAACTGTTCCTGTGCCCCCTTCCGCTCCGGCCCGTGGCGATAGCACCATGCCCAAGGCAGTGAGCGATCGGATTGTTCGCCGGGTCTTGACATTTTGTGGTGTGCCAACGCTGCTGGGTTTCTCAACGTTCCTGGGCAGTTACGGGTTAATTCAGAACGGTGTAGCAGTGCCCAATGCTGTAGTGCTGTTGCTTAGTATGGCTTTTCTCGGCTTAGGTGTTCTGGGCCTAAGCTATGGCGCGATTTCAGCATCCTGGGATGAAGGCCGTCCAGGGAGCAAACTCGGGTGGGACGAGTTTCGGAAGAATTTTGGCTATTTGACCGAGGCCTGGAAGGGTCAGAAGAGTTGA